A DNA window from Oceanibaculum indicum P24 contains the following coding sequences:
- a CDS encoding M20/M25/M40 family metallo-hydrolase — MPASNLFNAEEILDGICGWVRIESPTYEPERVNRMMDEAEGAMRALGAAIERIPGTDGYADVVKATLPFGDDPDAPGILVLGHLDTVHPGGTIDGPLQLRREGDKVFGPGIYDMKGGMYLAYYALRQMLKAGQKPALPVTFLFIPDEEVGSPSTRAMIEAEAKCSRCVLVPEPSRQGNVVTGRHAFLRYRLHIHGKPAHAGADNRAGRSAIRAMARLIDRLEGMSDFERGITYSVGVVRGGQWVNVIPIECTAEVLCVAPTEEAFAEVQATMAALKPDDPEVTLVVEPGPVRPLFRASEGTMALYEMARQLSEAEGITLTHGQFGGGSDGNFTGALGVPTLDGLGVRGGGPHTHGEHLLVSSLEPRARLLAGLFESIR; from the coding sequence CCGCCTCCAACCTGTTCAATGCCGAGGAAATCCTCGACGGCATCTGTGGGTGGGTGCGGATCGAAAGCCCGACCTACGAGCCGGAACGGGTGAACCGCATGATGGACGAAGCCGAGGGGGCAATGCGCGCCCTCGGTGCCGCCATCGAGCGGATTCCCGGTACTGATGGTTATGCCGATGTGGTGAAGGCCACCCTGCCCTTCGGCGACGATCCGGATGCGCCCGGCATCCTGGTGCTGGGTCATCTCGACACGGTGCATCCCGGTGGCACCATAGACGGACCGCTGCAACTGCGCCGCGAGGGCGACAAGGTCTTCGGTCCGGGCATCTACGACATGAAGGGCGGGATGTACCTCGCCTATTACGCGCTGCGGCAGATGCTGAAGGCCGGCCAGAAGCCGGCCCTGCCGGTCACCTTCCTGTTCATCCCGGACGAGGAGGTCGGCAGCCCCTCGACCCGGGCGATGATCGAGGCCGAGGCGAAGTGCAGCCGCTGCGTGCTGGTGCCGGAACCCTCGCGCCAGGGCAATGTGGTGACCGGCCGGCATGCCTTCCTGCGCTATCGGCTGCACATCCATGGCAAGCCGGCCCATGCCGGGGCGGACAATCGCGCCGGCCGCAGCGCTATCCGCGCCATGGCCCGGCTGATCGACCGGCTGGAGGGGATGTCCGATTTCGAGCGCGGCATCACCTACTCCGTCGGTGTGGTGCGCGGCGGCCAGTGGGTGAACGTCATCCCCATCGAGTGTACGGCGGAAGTGCTGTGCGTTGCCCCGACCGAGGAAGCCTTCGCCGAGGTGCAGGCGACCATGGCGGCCCTGAAACCGGACGATCCGGAGGTGACGCTGGTGGTCGAGCCGGGGCCGGTGCGGCCGCTGTTCCGTGCCAGCGAGGGCACCATGGCGCTGTACGAGATGGCGCGCCAGCTGTCCGAGGCGGAGGGCATCACGCTGACCCACGGCCAGTTCGGCGGCGGCAGCGATGGCAATTTCACCGGCGCGCTGGGCGTACCGACGCTGGACGGGCTGGGCGTGCGCGGCGGCGGCCCGCATACCCATGGCGAACATTTGCTGGTGTCGTCGCTGGAGCCGCGCGCCCGGCTGCTAGCCGGCCTTTTCGAATCGATCCGGTAA